The DNA sequence TTGTGATTCTCTCTACTCGATTAGGGGGCTTCACAGGactctttaatttattttcatgtaCTCCTTTGCACACACAACTAATGCCTTACAGTTATGCACTTAATAAATACTCGCCGGAGAGTAATGGCGAAAACTCAATGTCAAATCCGAGTTTTTTCTCGAAAATTTGATAAGTCTTAATATTTCAATTCAAAAATAAGTCGAAAAAAATAgtctaattataattatttggaCAATCCACAAATCCACCACAAATCCTCAAAAGATTATGATTTGTTGGTATAATTGACGATAATACTTATGTTTATAAACTTATCTTCATTCTTTCTCGATGTAGGATTGGGGTGTTACAGTAGTAGTATTGTTTTAAATCTAGTGCATCATGTAGGAATGTGTGCAATCAATTTGTTTTGACCTTTTCCGATATtactttaattaatattattatatattttgattcatttacatgtaattatatacataatgatgaaaataataaaatacaaatttgaTTCCTTATTCGCAACTTCTATTCATATCCCCGTATGAATatcaaaaactcaaaaatattTGTGAAAATCTCCTAGAAGtcttctaaatataatataaataattatattccaCATTAATTAGTACatttttaagagtatcaacttcATCGATACTTTTTATAttcgttttttattttatattttattcacatGTAAATTAAAATAGAGAGAAAGGAAGGAGATGAATTGgagaaactaaatttttttatcaacaaaGATAAGTTATGAACCACGTGGaagctcttaaatttatatagaGCCTTTAAGAATCACTTCGAATTCTATATTGATCAATGATCTTTATTTTTCTACCTAAAAATTCTCGGAGACTTCTTGAAGATGCTCTCTTatcttgaaatttgaaaaatcaattttagattaatttaCTCTCACCTGGTATCAATTTGAAATGAACGAAGTTCACATCAGAATTCATGCATGTACACCTAAAGAGCTAACCTAAACCATCTCTATAAACAACTTCAATGGGGAGTGTTAAAAAAAGAAGTCAAAATATAATGTGGAATGATGTGACGTGACGGTCTCGTTGGTTCTCCGTTGGAGTGGGAGAAGTGTTAACGAAAATTGCCAACTTTTGACATCCtactaaaaaaaaatagacGTGCATTCAGGTTAAAGACATGTACTCTCGTATCTATTTATAGTTATAGTTATTTTATTACATCGACTACTTGAGTGCCAACAATTAGAGTAAAATTTAACAAGGATGCTACTAAAAATAATCTTcaagagaaagaaaataaaatattagtaagtTTCATGATTtgacaatattaaaaattttgattaatctTGATTGGCACCTCTCATCCCATATATTGTAGATGTTCTAAAAATCTAaaagatgaaaaaaattatttaggaaTAATAAAAGTAGTAGGATtccaaatatttgaatattcgaTTGCAAATCTTTTTCCGAAATTTACTGCCTAAATTTGATATcacaactattttttttttgtcaatcaAAATTCTTCCCCTTTCAGCTCCTCTTTCTAAATTGAAAGGTTTGTAATTTCATTACACCCtgataattattatttgattgCAAATTTGTGTCTTTATTCTTGTTGTTGCAAGAAGAGGGTTGAGGGTGATATGTACTCATTAAAAGACAAAGTATCTGACAAGCTTTCTCTTCTCTTTTATGATTCTCCTTCAACCCATCCTCAATCCCAGGTACTTCTcttcacatacatacatacatacatacatacatacatacatacataaacGTGTGTGTAATCTAATATAATTGATGTAATGTGATTTcatgttatttgtttttatgttgTTGCTTGATCATGTCTAATTTATGCTCATAATATGTGTGAAGATCTTCTATATATTGACATTTTGTTTGCTAGGTTAAATTGGATATGAATATTTATTGTGGCTCATTAATAACTGGATGAAAATTTTgggaattaatttataaatttatattccatAATAAAGTAGAAATTGCCCGTATGTAAAAAGCTTCTTAAGCTACAGCAACTATATCGATGTTAATAttaacttttattaaaatattttatctctGGAATTTTTTGTATATGATCATGTTTTTTCCTACTGCTGCTTTGTATGTTCCTTGCCGTGATCCATATAGATGCATTTATTTCGATATTTCGATATTTATGTTGATTTTGGACCATATAAGTGCTTAATAACCATATGAACAATATATGTAATCTACATGATTCTTGGAATTTTggcatgatttttttaatctttttttactCGATACAAGGTTGGTCTGTTATTATTTGCATTCGTTCCTAACTTTGTGATATAGGAACTGGTTTATGgaattcctttttcttttacaTACTTCATCAAATGAGATATTCATTATCATTATTTGtggcaataataaaatatgtactACAACTTTTCACATGTGCAGGCCACACAATATAGCAAGGAGGGAAAATCTTTGTCTTCTTTCCTTTCTTATGTTCTTCCATCAACAAGTTTTAAGGAATCCCGACTTAACAATGAAAATGATGACATTAAACCAATTCAGTCACAACCTATTCGATGGAAAAATAGAAGTTTTTTACAACGAGATGTTTCTTTGAAAAACAATGTGAAATGTAAATTTAAGTGTGTAAATGAAGATTATCCAACTATACAATGTCAACATACAGAGCAAGGCTCTGTAATCAGTCAAACATTTGATGAAAAAGAAATCTTTTGTactccaaaagaaattgaagatGGAATCTCTAGGAGTACGAGTGGTTGTGATACTTTTGAGGATGCAACTGATCAACATTGTTTCAGAAAGTTCATGCCCAAACTCACCGATGAGTCTCTTTTCCTCTATGCAGAATTGTATGGATTTCTTCAACTAGCCCTTCCCAATATAGTTAAAGGTTGTGAATGGGTGTTATTATATAGGTAATATTGGTTTGAAGTTGTcacatatcatatatttttataatttctccTTCCATATTCTATTTATATGCGAACTTGGTTTTATATgggttttttttacataaaggGCAGCACGGTGAAACATGGTATATCACTTCGTACACTTATACGGAAGAGTGGTGACCTTCCAGGTCCTTGTTTGTTGGTATGCTTACATCTTCACTATTTTATATACTGAATGagttcaatattaattttttttatttggcaTGATTTATACAATACATTTCACATAGATTACTGGAGATATGCAAGGTGCTATATTTGGTGGGTTGTTTGAGAGTCCTCTTGCACCTACCGCCAAGCAAAAGTATCAAGTAAGTTATTTAACAATATGAAGCAACCTATTCATTTGAAACATCCAcccaaataaaataattttcattatattCTCTACTAGTATTCATTTTCTAACTAGTGCTATAAAATTATGCTTAATGTAAATTTGAACAGGGTACAAATCAAACCTTTGTATTCACGACCATAGATGGAGGGCCAAGGTTATTTAGGCCTAAAGGTACTCTCTTAGAGAAAATTGATATTGTCTTTTCACATATTTGTACAATACTCATTTAGTTAAAGCATTAATGTGTATCATAATATATTCATGGAGACCTAATTATAATGTCATTGAAAAATTCTTTTACCCTCCCAAAAGCGATAATTTGCTTATCTGATTTTATTGAAGACTAGAGAGCAGTGAACGTTTGCTAATTGTGTTTGATTTGTAGTAGAGAGCAAGTTGTGGGCCAATAACATAAGGTCAGGGGAATGAGGGAAACAACAAGCAGAAGTAtataagaataaatatttattttataaactgtaaaaaaaaaaactgtatcaactatttttctttcataaaatCGTGTAATTTTAAGGTGTAGGCTTTGTTATAGAATTGTTGAAATAAGATCTATATCCTTCTTATGATGTGAGTGTCGATGCTAGTTTTGTGACCGTAAAGTGAGTGAGTATGATAGTCATTAGCGGTTAAATTTCTGTATattatactttttattaaaGATTTTATACTACCCTCCATCCAAAAAAAATGATGGTTTACCGGTTAGATTTGATAGTTGTATCTTTTTTtgcataaactatcattttaaataCTCGAACATGCatcttttgaattattttagctattaatatataagttaacatatatttatttttatgtctTGACCATtatgattttgtttttaaatatggTCAAATCGATTGACAAACTAACTGAGCTTGAGCGTAATAATAATGTTTGATTCCGTTGGCGTGCCTTCTAATCCTAATTTCCTTTTCTCTTTCCCtctcatatataataatatatgacatgtatagatatattttaa is a window from the Daucus carota subsp. sativus chromosome 8, DH1 v3.0, whole genome shotgun sequence genome containing:
- the LOC108199773 gene encoding uncharacterized protein LOC108199773, translated to MYSLKDKVSDKLSLLFYDSPSTHPQSQATQYSKEGKSLSSFLSYVLPSTSFKESRLNNENDDIKPIQSQPIRWKNRSFLQRDVSLKNNVKCKFKCVNEDYPTIQCQHTEQGSVISQTFDEKEIFCTPKEIEDGISRSTSGCDTFEDATDQHCFRKFMPKLTDESLFLYAELYGFLQLALPNIVKGCEWVLLYSTVKHGISLRTLIRKSGDLPGPCLLITGDMQGAIFGGLFESPLAPTAKQKYQGTNQTFVFTTIDGGPRLFRPKGANRYFYLCLNDLLAFGGGGNFALRLDGDLLSGTSGPCDTFENQCLAHNQEFELKNVELWGFTHSSQYTN